A window from Triticum aestivum cultivar Chinese Spring chromosome 6D, IWGSC CS RefSeq v2.1, whole genome shotgun sequence encodes these proteins:
- the LOC123143797 gene encoding mitogen-activated protein kinase 3, with amino-acid sequence MAMLVDPPNGMGNQGKHYYSMWQTLFEIDTKYVPIKPIGRGAYGIVCSSINRETNEKVAIKKIHNVFDNRVDALRTLRELKLLRHLRHENVISLKDIMMPVQRRSFKDVYLVYELMDTDLHQIIKSPQGLSNDHCQYFLFQLLRGLKYLHSAEILHRDLKPGNLLVNANCDLKICDFGLARTNSSKGQFMTEYVVTRWYRAPELLLCCDNYGTSIDVWSVGCIFAELLGRKPIFPGTECLNQLKLIVNVLGTMSESDLEFIDNPKARRYIKTLPYTPGVPLASMYPHAHPLAIDLLQKMLIFDPTKRISVTQALEHPYMSPLYDPSANPPAQVPIDLDIDENISSEMIREMMWQEMLHYHPEAAAAVNM; translated from the exons ATGGCAATGCTGGTGGATCCTCCGAATGGCATGGGAAACCAAGGGAAGCACTACTACTCAATGTGGCAAACCTTGTTTGAGATTGACACCAAGTATGTGCCTATCAAGCCCATTGGCCGAGGAGCTTATGGAATAGTTTGCTCATCCATAAACCGTGAGACAAACGAGAAAGTAGCGATAAAGAAGATACATAATGTATTCGACAACCGTGTGGATGCACTAAGGACCTTGCGGGAGCTGAAACTCCTCCGGCATCTCCGCCATGAGAATGTTATTTCTTTGAAGGATATAATGATGCCTGTACAAAGGAGGAGCTTTAAGGATGTGTACTTGGTTTATGAGCTCATGGATACTGACCTGCATCAGATAATCAAATCGCCTCAGGGGCTTTCCAACGACCACTGCCAATATTTTCTTTTTCAG TTGCTTCGAGGACTGAAATACCTCCATTCAGCAGAGATACTCCACAGAGACCTAAAACCTGGGAACCTACTGGTGAATGCAAACTGTGATCTGAAGATATGTGATTTTGGTCTTGCACGTACAAACAGTAGTAAAGGCCAGTTTATGACTGAATACGTCGTCACCCGCTGGTATAGGGCTCCTGAATTGCTGCTTTGCTGTGACAACTACGGCACTTCCATCGATGTTTGGTCTGTTGGCTGCATCTTTGCTGAGCTACTTGGCCGCAAGCCTATTTTTCCTGGGACAGAGTGCCTGAATCAGCTAAAACTGATAGTCAATGTTCTTGGCACCATGAGCGAGTCTGACCTGGAGTTCATCGACAACCCGAAGGCTCGCAGATATATCAAGACCCTTCCCTACACTCCCGGTGTTCCACTCGCAAGCATGTACCCACATGCACATCCTCTAGCCATCGATCTATTACAGAAGATGCTCATCTTCGATCCTACCAAAAGGATCAGTGTTACCCAGGCCCTTGAGCACCCTTACATGTCTCCTCTGTATGACCCAAGTGCAAACCCTCCCGCACAAGTGCCCATCGATCTCGACATAGATGAGAACATCAGCTCAGAGATGATCAGGGAAATGATGTGGCAGGAGATGCTTCACTACCATCCTGAAGCCGCAGCTGCAGTAAACATGTGA